One window of the Bos mutus isolate GX-2022 chromosome X, NWIPB_WYAK_1.1, whole genome shotgun sequence genome contains the following:
- the AGTR2 gene encoding type-2 angiotensin II receptor, whose amino-acid sequence MKTNFSLATISKNITSSLHVGLVNISGNESTFNCSHKPSDKHLDAIPVLYYIIFAVGFLVNTIVVTLFCCQKGPKKVSSIYIFNLAVADLLLLATLPLWATYYSHRYDWLFGPVMCKLFGSFLTLNMFASIFFITCMSVDRYQSVIYPFLSQRRNPWQASYIVPLVWCMACLSSLPTFYFRDVRTIEYLGVNACIMAFPPEKYAQWSAGIALMKNILGFIIPLIFIATCYFGIRKHLLKTNSYGKNRITRDQVLKMAAAVVLAFIICWLPFHVLTFLDALAWMGVINSCEVIAVIDLALPFAILLGFTNSCINPFLYCFVGNRFQQKLRRVFRVPITWLQGKRENGSCGKSSSFREMETFVS is encoded by the coding sequence CCATCGGATAAGCATTTAGATGCAATTCCTGTTCTCTATTACATTATTTTTGCAGTTGGATTTCTTGTCAATACTATTGTGGTTACACTGTTTTGTTGTCAAAAGGGTCCTAAGAAGGTTTCCAGCATTTACATCTTCAACCTAGCTGTGGCTGACTTACTTCTTTTGGCTACTCTTCCTCTCTGGGCAACCTATTATTCTCATAGATATGACTGGCTCTTTGGACCTGTAATGTGCAAACTTTTTGGTTCTTTCCTGACCCTGAACATGTTTGCAAGCATTTTTTTTATCACCTGCATGAGTGTTGATAGGTACCAATCTGTCATTTACCCCTTTCTGTCTCAAAGAAGAAATCCCTGGCAAGCATCTTATATAGTTCCCCTTGTTTGGTGTATGGCTTGTCTGTCCTCATTGCCAACGTTTTATTTCCGGGATGTCAGAACCATTGAATATTTAGGGGTGAATGCTTGCATAATGGCTTTCCCACCTGAGAAGTATGCCCAATGGTCAGCTGGGATTGCCTTAATGAAAAATATCCTTGGTTTTATTATCCCTTTAATATTCATAGCAACATGTTATTTCGGAATCAGAAAACATCTACTGAAGACCAATAGCTATGGGAAAAATAGAATAACTCGTGACCAAGTTCTGAAGATGGCAGCTGCTGTTGTTCTGGCGTTCATCATTTGTTGGCTTCCCTTCCATGTTCTGACCTTCCTGGATGCTCTAGCCTGGATGGGTGTCATTAATAGCTGTGAAGTTATAGCAGTCATTGACCTGGCACTTCCTTTTGCCATTCTCCTGGGATTCACCAACAGCTGCATTAATCCCTTTCTGTATTGTTTTGTTGGGAATAGGTTCCAGCAGAAGCTCCGCCGTGTGTTTAGGGTTCCAATTACTTGGCTCCAAGGCAAGAGAGAGAATGGGTCATGTGGAAAAAGCAGTTCCTTTAGAGAAATGGAGACCTTTGTGTCTTAA